A stretch of Chitinophaga caeni DNA encodes these proteins:
- a CDS encoding alpha/beta hydrolase has product MNKNTCLVLLTYLLFTACLTNSKIAKSQTHTLGLDTLTLFDQSRSREIPVAFYKPHIDSPKIVIFSHGYGQNEGGNYLYYSYLTTYLAAKGYFVVSIQHELPTDSLIPSTGIPQIVRRPFWERGVDNILFVINELKKSNPELDFKHITLIGHSNGADMCALFPQKYPGIVDKIITLDNRRMPLPRTIEPKVYSLRSTDQPADEGVLPTEEEQKKYGITIIKLPNTIHNDMDDHANKRQRKEIRDFIMTFLNN; this is encoded by the coding sequence ATGAACAAAAATACTTGCCTGGTTTTATTGACATATTTACTTTTTACTGCTTGTTTGACAAATAGTAAGATAGCCAAAAGCCAGACTCATACCTTGGGATTGGACACCTTGACATTATTTGACCAATCAAGGAGCAGAGAAATCCCAGTAGCATTCTATAAGCCTCACATTGACAGCCCTAAAATTGTAATCTTTAGTCACGGGTATGGACAAAATGAAGGGGGAAATTATTTATACTACTCTTATTTAACAACGTATTTGGCTGCTAAAGGATACTTTGTAGTTAGCATTCAGCACGAACTTCCCACAGACAGCCTAATTCCTTCAACCGGAATTCCTCAAATTGTCAGACGACCTTTTTGGGAACGGGGAGTGGACAATATTCTATTCGTTATAAATGAACTGAAAAAATCAAATCCTGAGTTAGACTTTAAGCATATTACTCTAATCGGACATTCCAATGGTGCGGATATGTGTGCACTTTTTCCTCAAAAATATCCGGGCATAGTTGACAAAATAATTACGTTAGACAATAGACGAATGCCTTTACCGAGAACAATTGAACCTAAAGTTTATTCATTGCGTTCGACTGACCAACCTGCTGACGAAGGAGTCTTGCCGACAGAAGAAGAACAGAAAAAGTATGGGATTACTATCATAAAGTTGCCAAATACAATTCACAATGACATGGACGACCATGCGAATAAAAGACAAAGGAAAGAAATAAGGGATTTTATTATGACATTTCTAAATAACTGA
- a CDS encoding DUF4240 domain-containing protein → MGLFDKLFGKKENSESGQINNTNIDTTQLTKTAEMLDEDLYWSIIDKSLKSTRNQDEQEQFLIKEIGKLTPKEMIGFRLRTDKLLYDTYNSEMWCAGYIMNGGCSDDGFEYFRNWVISRGKDAYYNAKKNPDNLITEVDENAEMYDFESFWYVALEAFKQRTGKSLYDYIDDENFKTKEGQYPQFEFTWQEENPESMKKICPKLFAKLWNH, encoded by the coding sequence ATGGGACTATTTGACAAACTTTTCGGGAAAAAAGAAAATTCTGAAAGTGGACAAATTAATAACACAAACATAGACACAACTCAATTGACCAAAACTGCTGAAATGCTTGACGAAGATTTGTATTGGTCAATAATTGACAAATCTTTAAAAAGCACAAGAAACCAAGACGAACAAGAGCAATTTTTAATAAAAGAAATTGGCAAACTGACACCAAAAGAAATGATTGGCTTTCGCTTACGAACGGACAAACTTTTATATGACACTTATAATTCTGAAATGTGGTGTGCAGGTTACATAATGAATGGCGGTTGTTCTGATGATGGATTTGAATATTTCAGAAATTGGGTAATATCGAGAGGAAAAGACGCTTACTACAATGCAAAGAAAAATCCGGACAACTTGATAACTGAAGTTGATGAAAATGCAGAAATGTATGACTTTGAAAGTTTTTGGTATGTTGCACTTGAAGCATTTAAACAAAGAACAGGAAAGAGTTTGTATGACTATATTGACGACGAAAATTTCAAAACCAAAGAAGGACAATATCCACAGTTTGAATTTACTTGGCAAGAAGAAAATCCAGAAAGTATGAAAAAGATTTGTCCAAAACTATTTGCAAAATTGTGGAACCATTAA
- a CDS encoding PH domain-containing protein, with protein sequence MGKYVDNNLIKDEQVELETTYHWIIFCNLRAVLTLFIAPLIDKYTDEFAITNKRVIIKTGLISRKTFEMNHSKIESVNVDQGILGRILGYGTIRIVGSGGTKEVFPKIQYPIEFRKKFQELSH encoded by the coding sequence ATGGGAAAATACGTTGACAACAATTTAATCAAAGATGAACAAGTTGAATTAGAAACAACTTATCATTGGATAATTTTCTGCAATTTAAGAGCAGTCTTAACACTTTTTATTGCACCGCTTATTGACAAATACACAGACGAGTTTGCAATCACAAATAAACGTGTCATTATCAAGACGGGTTTAATCAGTAGAAAGACTTTTGAAATGAACCATTCAAAAATTGAGAGTGTGAATGTTGACCAAGGAATATTAGGAAGAATACTTGGTTACGGAACAATCAGAATTGTTGGTTCGGGAGGAACAAAGGAAGTTTTTCCAAAAATTCAATACCCTATTGAGTTCAGAAAAAAATTCCAAGAGTTATCACATTAG
- a CDS encoding OsmC family protein: protein MQVHLKTIHDTSAATIWAGPRAVTIDRTPRAGGLGIGFSGEELLLMSIGASYCNVLYKEAPGFGVEISEVEIIVNADWGGEPLQAKNVRFDVKIKTASPRETVEELLKHTDKVAAVHNSLRQGIPVKLNDWELLKSR, encoded by the coding sequence ATGCAAGTACATCTCAAAACGATTCATGACACCAGCGCCGCTACCATCTGGGCAGGGCCGAGGGCTGTAACTATTGATAGAACTCCCAGGGCCGGGGGGCTCGGGATAGGCTTCAGCGGGGAGGAATTATTGTTGATGTCCATCGGGGCATCTTATTGTAATGTACTGTATAAGGAAGCGCCAGGTTTTGGCGTTGAGATTTCCGAAGTGGAGATTATTGTCAATGCCGATTGGGGAGGTGAACCCCTGCAAGCGAAGAATGTCCGTTTCGACGTGAAAATTAAAACAGCTAGTCCCCGCGAGACGGTGGAAGAATTGTTGAAACATACGGATAAAGTAGCCGCTGTACATAACAGCTTAAGGCAAGGGATACCGGTTAAATTAAATGATTGGGAGCTGTTGAAAAGCCGGTAA